Proteins from a genomic interval of Bifidobacterium longum subsp. infantis ATCC 15697 = JCM 1222 = DSM 20088:
- the mraY gene encoding phospho-N-acetylmuramoyl-pentapeptide-transferase: MIALIIGMLVSLIVTLVGTPLLIRLVHKLHYGQYIRQDGPQSHLVKRGTPTLGGVVINFAILLGWASSALYRYLRSDDVPSWSAVLVLFAMLSMGLLGFIDDFAKVRKKQNEGLSVTGKFIGQFIFATIYAVLALLIPTKSGFPSAQAGISFIERPFFNFDFAGRTVAIILFVIWVNFLMTAWTNAVNLTDGLDGLAAGSSMIAFTGFGIIAFWESYHIKGGSHGGYSYAVSDPLDLTVIAVCAAVACFGFLWYNSNPASIFMGDTGSLALGGLFAALSIATHTEFLAVVLGGLYVMEAMSDVIQVGYFKMTHKRVFKMAPIHHHFELKGWTETKVVVRFWMIELIFVLLALTIFYGDWVTRSGLLFS; encoded by the coding sequence GTGATTGCTCTGATCATTGGAATGCTGGTGTCGCTCATCGTCACCCTGGTCGGCACCCCGCTGCTGATTCGGCTGGTCCACAAGCTGCACTATGGCCAGTACATCCGCCAGGATGGGCCGCAGTCGCATCTGGTCAAGCGCGGCACCCCCACGTTGGGCGGCGTGGTCATCAACTTCGCGATTCTGCTCGGTTGGGCATCCTCCGCACTGTACCGATACCTGCGTTCGGACGATGTGCCCTCCTGGTCCGCGGTGCTCGTACTGTTCGCCATGCTGTCGATGGGTCTGCTGGGCTTTATCGACGACTTCGCCAAGGTGCGTAAGAAGCAGAACGAAGGCCTATCGGTGACCGGCAAGTTCATCGGCCAGTTCATCTTCGCCACCATATACGCGGTGCTGGCGCTGCTGATTCCCACCAAATCGGGTTTCCCCAGTGCGCAGGCGGGCATCAGCTTCATCGAACGGCCGTTCTTCAACTTCGACTTCGCCGGTCGAACCGTGGCCATCATCCTGTTCGTCATCTGGGTGAACTTCCTGATGACCGCATGGACCAACGCAGTGAATCTGACGGATGGGCTTGACGGTCTGGCGGCAGGTTCGTCGATGATCGCCTTCACCGGTTTTGGCATCATCGCATTCTGGGAAAGCTACCACATCAAGGGCGGCAGCCATGGCGGATATTCCTATGCCGTGTCCGATCCTCTCGATCTGACCGTCATCGCCGTATGCGCGGCCGTCGCCTGCTTCGGCTTCTTGTGGTACAACTCGAACCCCGCATCGATTTTCATGGGTGATACCGGTTCCCTGGCCTTGGGTGGTCTGTTCGCAGCCCTGTCCATCGCCACGCACACCGAATTCCTGGCGGTGGTTCTGGGTGGACTGTACGTCATGGAAGCCATGAGCGACGTCATCCAGGTCGGGTACTTCAAGATGACCCACAAACGTGTATTCAAAATGGCACCGATCCACCATCATTTCGAACTGAAGGGTTGGACCGAAACCAAGGTGGTGGTGCGGTTCTGGATGATCGAACTCATCTTCGTGCTGCTCGCCCTGACGATTTTCTACGGCGACTGGGTCACCCGCTCCGGCCTGCTGTTCAGCTAG
- the murD gene encoding UDP-N-acetylmuramoyl-L-alanine--D-glutamate ligase — MQVADKTVVIAGLGVSGTSLAEVLRERGAHVIGVDERKPEADLRSFDDVDWDHVDYVMSSPVFNPRTPFVLEAQRRGIPVMSEVEFAWQLRVNNERTGTPAPWIGITGTNGKTSTTEMTSEMLTACGLDAPTAGNIASGDMSMSLSRCATNPQHDVLCVELSSFQLHFTDSLALDCAAITNIADDHLDWHGGRENYAADKSKVFHNAKHAIVYNAQDAKVSELAAEAQTAEGCRKVGFTLEAPQAGQIGIEDGWIVDRSGVAGGAVGEPVRLAAITDFTHLAEPDGSLYPHLVADALTALALVLGLGADRDTALKALTSFKPGGHRIETVAEAVVEGGSVRFVDDSKATNGHAARASLSSFPAKSVIWIAGGLAKGSRFEDLVKDQAHTIKAAVIIGKDQQPMIEAFASQAPDIPVTIIDPEDNDTVMDRAVEACGTYAAAGDIVLMAPACASMDQFKSYADRGNRFAAAAKTWSEVHGLH, encoded by the coding sequence ATGCAAGTAGCGGATAAGACAGTGGTGATCGCCGGACTGGGGGTATCCGGCACCTCGTTGGCGGAGGTATTGAGGGAACGCGGCGCCCACGTGATTGGCGTCGACGAGAGGAAGCCCGAGGCTGATCTCCGCTCCTTTGATGACGTGGACTGGGACCATGTGGACTACGTCATGTCGTCCCCGGTGTTCAACCCCCGCACCCCGTTCGTGCTGGAAGCCCAACGCCGTGGCATCCCCGTGATGAGCGAGGTGGAATTCGCATGGCAGCTGCGTGTGAATAACGAGCGCACCGGTACTCCGGCTCCATGGATCGGCATCACCGGCACCAACGGCAAAACCTCCACCACCGAGATGACCTCGGAAATGCTCACCGCCTGCGGACTCGACGCGCCGACCGCCGGCAATATCGCCTCCGGAGACATGAGCATGAGCCTGTCTCGTTGCGCCACCAATCCTCAGCACGACGTGCTGTGCGTGGAACTGAGCTCCTTCCAATTGCACTTCACCGATTCGCTGGCACTTGACTGCGCGGCGATCACCAATATCGCCGACGATCACCTCGACTGGCATGGCGGGCGCGAGAATTACGCCGCCGACAAATCCAAGGTGTTCCACAACGCCAAACACGCCATCGTCTACAATGCGCAGGACGCCAAAGTCAGCGAACTGGCGGCCGAGGCCCAAACCGCTGAAGGATGCCGCAAGGTGGGATTCACGCTCGAGGCCCCCCAGGCCGGTCAGATCGGCATTGAAGATGGCTGGATTGTGGACAGGAGCGGCGTGGCCGGCGGCGCAGTGGGGGAGCCGGTCAGACTGGCCGCCATCACCGATTTCACGCATCTGGCAGAGCCGGACGGCTCACTGTACCCGCATCTGGTGGCCGATGCATTGACGGCATTGGCGTTGGTGCTGGGACTTGGCGCTGATCGCGATACCGCGCTGAAGGCGCTTACCTCGTTCAAGCCGGGCGGCCATCGCATCGAAACCGTGGCTGAGGCCGTAGTCGAGGGCGGCTCTGTTCGTTTCGTGGACGATTCCAAAGCCACCAACGGCCATGCGGCACGCGCCTCGCTGTCCAGCTTCCCGGCCAAGTCTGTGATCTGGATTGCCGGAGGTCTGGCCAAGGGCAGTCGATTCGAGGACCTGGTCAAGGACCAGGCACATACCATCAAAGCGGCCGTCATCATCGGCAAAGACCAGCAGCCGATGATCGAAGCGTTTGCCAGCCAAGCTCCGGACATCCCGGTGACCATCATCGATCCCGAAGACAACGATACCGTCATGGATCGTGCCGTCGAAGCCTGCGGCACGTATGCCGCCGCCGGCGACATTGTGCTTATGGCTCCGGCCTGCGCCTCCATGGACCAGTTCAAGTCCTATGCGGATCGAGGCAATCGATTCGCCGCCGCAGCCAAGACGTGGAGCGAGGTGCATGGCCTCCACTGA
- the ftsW gene encoding putative lipid II flippase FtsW, translating into MASTDIHKRKAYRAPDKPALEITDYTGWRSLLNPLWCYHGFRMAVVGLTCFGLIMVFSSSTVTMAALGKSPFLQLLNQGAFCLIGLVLGFVALTMPVTFWKRTGVFFVVGACLLQALTFTPLGLDVYGNKGWLNLGFTTIQPAEFMKFAICIWLPSSLHACSKMYHKKGIKAYAAPLVLYAIGVALVMGGKDLGTAMILVFIGGVAFLIVGFPSKWMGVGVLGAVVMVGALAVSSPNRMRRILATYGDCSAADAQSVCYQSIHAKYAIASGGFLGLGIGNSREKWNYLPAAHNDFIFAIIGEETGFVGCAIVLLFFAILAWCMIVIALQVTDRYVAMVLMCVTIWIVGQAMVNIGVVVGVFPVLGVPMPFVSAGGSSMIMCLTAAGLVVGLMRSQPQIKQSRQSA; encoded by the coding sequence ATGGCCTCCACTGATATCCATAAGCGTAAGGCATACAGAGCCCCTGACAAGCCCGCACTCGAAATCACCGACTACACGGGTTGGCGAAGCTTGCTCAACCCGCTATGGTGCTACCACGGATTCCGCATGGCCGTGGTGGGGCTGACATGCTTCGGCCTGATCATGGTGTTCTCCAGCTCCACGGTCACCATGGCCGCACTGGGCAAGTCGCCGTTCCTTCAGCTTCTGAACCAGGGCGCGTTTTGCCTGATCGGCTTGGTGCTGGGCTTCGTGGCATTGACGATGCCGGTGACGTTCTGGAAACGGACCGGCGTGTTCTTTGTGGTGGGTGCCTGTCTGTTGCAGGCGCTGACCTTTACTCCGCTGGGTCTCGACGTCTACGGCAACAAAGGTTGGCTGAACCTCGGCTTCACCACTATCCAGCCGGCCGAATTCATGAAGTTCGCGATATGCATATGGCTGCCCTCGTCGTTGCATGCCTGCAGCAAGATGTACCACAAGAAGGGAATCAAAGCATATGCCGCGCCGTTGGTGTTGTATGCGATAGGCGTGGCGCTGGTGATGGGCGGCAAGGACCTCGGCACGGCCATGATTCTGGTCTTCATCGGAGGCGTGGCCTTCCTGATCGTCGGATTCCCCAGTAAATGGATGGGAGTCGGCGTATTGGGCGCGGTGGTTATGGTCGGTGCATTGGCGGTTTCCAGCCCGAACCGCATGCGTCGTATTCTGGCCACATATGGCGATTGCTCGGCCGCTGACGCGCAGAGCGTATGCTACCAGTCCATTCACGCCAAGTACGCCATCGCCTCCGGAGGCTTTCTGGGATTGGGCATCGGCAATTCGCGAGAGAAATGGAACTACCTGCCGGCCGCCCATAACGATTTCATCTTCGCGATCATCGGCGAGGAGACCGGATTCGTTGGTTGCGCCATCGTATTGCTGTTCTTCGCGATTCTCGCCTGGTGCATGATCGTCATCGCATTGCAGGTCACCGATCGTTATGTTGCCATGGTGCTGATGTGCGTCACCATTTGGATTGTGGGCCAGGCCATGGTCAACATCGGCGTGGTCGTGGGTGTGTTCCCGGTATTGGGCGTGCCTATGCCGTTCGTCTCCGCAGGTGGCTCATCGATGATCATGTGCTTGACGGCGGCCGGACTGGTTGTGGGACTTATGCGCTCTCAACCGCAGATAAAACAGTCGCGTCAGAGCGCGTAA
- a CDS encoding UDP-N-acetylglucosamine--N-acetylmuramyl-(pentapeptide) pyrophosphoryl-undecaprenol N-acetylglucosamine transferase — MDQGTPHIVLAGGGTAGHVNPLLAVAGAIRDIEPTAQVTVIGTAVGLEKDLVPEAGYELDTIEKVPFPRRPDLYMLRFPAKWKRETAKVRSILETRHADVVAGFGGYASAPVYATAHKMGIPIAIHEQNARAGMANKLGARWADFIGTVYEGTGLKPRAGADVERVGLPLRPAIASLTKRIGDDRAAVRRESAAQLGVDPNRPLVLVTGGSLGAQSLNRAIASSAADLLAHAQIIHLTGRGKISEVRELVTASAGADVLTGIGPESAGQGDYHTAEYLERIDMAFACADLVICRAGAGSVSELAALGLPAIYVPLPIGNGEQRFNAEPVVNAGGGLLVADKDLTPQWVHEHVPDLLADHERLAEFGRKAWEYGIRNAAEIMARHVLQLAEPSK, encoded by the coding sequence ATGGATCAAGGCACACCACATATCGTTCTTGCTGGCGGCGGTACCGCCGGACATGTCAATCCGCTGCTCGCGGTCGCCGGGGCGATTCGCGACATCGAACCCACGGCACAGGTCACCGTCATCGGCACTGCGGTGGGTTTGGAGAAGGACTTGGTGCCTGAGGCCGGCTACGAGCTCGACACCATCGAAAAAGTGCCGTTCCCGCGTCGCCCTGACCTGTACATGCTGCGCTTCCCGGCAAAATGGAAGCGAGAAACCGCCAAGGTGCGCTCCATTCTTGAAACGCGGCATGCGGATGTCGTGGCCGGATTCGGCGGGTATGCTTCCGCCCCCGTCTACGCCACCGCACATAAGATGGGCATTCCGATTGCCATCCATGAGCAGAATGCGCGTGCCGGCATGGCCAATAAACTGGGCGCTCGTTGGGCCGATTTCATCGGTACCGTGTACGAGGGCACCGGTCTCAAACCGCGTGCCGGAGCCGACGTCGAGCGCGTCGGTCTGCCGTTGCGCCCGGCCATCGCCTCCCTGACCAAACGCATTGGTGACGACCGTGCCGCCGTACGCCGTGAATCGGCCGCGCAGCTTGGCGTCGATCCGAACCGTCCGCTGGTGCTGGTCACTGGCGGATCGCTGGGAGCGCAAAGCCTGAACCGCGCCATCGCCTCCTCCGCCGCAGACCTGTTGGCCCACGCACAAATCATCCACTTGACCGGGCGAGGCAAAATCAGCGAAGTACGCGAACTGGTCACGGCCTCGGCCGGCGCGGACGTGCTTACCGGCATCGGCCCCGAATCGGCCGGACAAGGTGACTACCATACCGCCGAATATCTGGAACGAATCGATATGGCCTTCGCCTGTGCCGACTTGGTGATTTGCCGCGCCGGAGCCGGATCGGTATCCGAGCTGGCTGCACTGGGTCTGCCAGCCATCTACGTGCCGCTGCCCATCGGCAACGGCGAACAGCGTTTCAACGCCGAACCGGTGGTGAACGCCGGCGGCGGCCTGCTGGTCGCAGACAAGGACCTGACCCCGCAGTGGGTGCATGAGCATGTGCCCGATCTGCTCGCCGATCACGAACGACTTGCCGAATTCGGCCGCAAGGCATGGGAATACGGCATCAGAAACGCTGCCGAAATCATGGCCCGGCACGTTCTGCAATTAGCCGAACCATCCAAATAG